A single region of the Nitrosomonas sp. Is79A3 genome encodes:
- a CDS encoding restriction endonuclease subunit S, giving the protein MWKGFLDIGGVQPSIKVPHLLDMTIPIVSYEEQKAIASVLSSLDDKIDLLHRQNKTLEAMAETLFRQWFVEESEEDWTEGKIGDLFVLQRGFDLPTQNRIKGIYPIYAASGYSGGHIEFKVKAPGVTTGRSGLLGKVFFVMDDFWPLNTSLYIKEFRIGTPLFSYFFLKGLDLESLNAGSAVPTLNRNHVHEESTVIPPQELIRDFEKMALPFYLKIRKNKMQLKILETLRDTLLPKLMSGEVRVEV; this is encoded by the coding sequence ATATGGAAGGGATTCTTAGATATAGGGGGAGTTCAACCAAGCATCAAGGTTCCACATTTGCTTGATATGACAATTCCTATTGTCAGCTATGAAGAACAAAAAGCCATCGCCTCCGTCCTCAGCAGCCTTGACGACAAAATCGACTTGCTGCACCGTCAGAATAAAACCCTCGAAGCCATGGCCGAAACGCTTTTTAGGCAGTGGTTTGTGGAGGAGTCGGAGGAAGATTGGACGGAAGGGAAAATTGGAGACTTATTTGTTCTACAAAGAGGTTTTGATTTGCCAACACAAAATAGGATTAAAGGAATTTATCCGATCTATGCTGCCAGTGGTTATAGCGGCGGTCATATAGAATTTAAGGTTAAAGCACCTGGTGTTACTACTGGCCGAAGTGGTTTACTAGGAAAGGTATTTTTTGTGATGGATGATTTTTGGCCACTGAATACCTCTTTGTATATTAAAGAGTTTAGAATTGGAACACCTTTGTTCTCTTACTTCTTTCTCAAAGGCCTGGATTTGGAGTCACTCAATGCTGGTTCAGCTGTCCCAACGCTTAATAGAAACCATGTCCATGAGGAATCTACCGTGATTCCTCCGCAAGAGTTAATTCGTGACTTTGAAAAAATGGCGCTACCTTTTTATCTTAAAATAAGAAAAAATAAAATGCAGTTAAAAATTCTCGAAACCCTCCGCGACACTCTGCTTCCCAAACTCATGAGCGGCGAAGTACGGGTAGAGGTGTAA